Sequence from the Deltaproteobacteria bacterium genome:
ACGAATATTTCGGCAGAAATATCCTGGATCGAGCCGACCTGGCCAAAATTAACCATGCCTTAAGTGACCTGGGTGTTGAAAGCGTGGCCTATGACATCATTTTTGCCCGACCAAGCCAGCCCGATTCAGACCGGAAATTCAAATCATCCCTGGCGCAACTAGGTTCCGTATACCTGCCCATAGGACTGGCTTATTCAGACAAGAAGAAATCCTTTCAATGGAAAGAAGGCAGTGCTTACAGACGATTTCGATCGGATTGTCTGAATAGGCCTGTTGAAAAAGGTTTGCCAAATCCATTTTACGCTACCAAAGCTCTGATGCAGACTGACGCTTTTTCAGGGGCTGCTTTCAGTTCAGGTCATATCAGCGCATATAGTGATTCCGATGGTGTATATCGGCATATGATTATGCTGTTAAAGGTGGATGATCTTTATTTCCCAACGCTCACCTTATCCATGCTGCTTGATTACGCCGGAGTCTCTTTCGAGGACATAACCGTGCACTGGGGAGAAAAGATTGTTATTCCCGCGAGGCAAGCAGGTTTACTGGACAGTGAGATTACCATCCCTATTGACGGCCGAGGGCGGGCGTATATCCCCTTTGCCCAGGTATGGAATAAAGACTTTAACAAGATTCAGGCGCACTCCTTTTTACAATATTTTGAGGATGAAGGGTTAAGAGGAAATTTAACGGATTTTTTTGAAGGAAAATTCGTTTTTATCGGGGACGTCTCCGTTGGAACGTCCGATCTGGGGCAGACGCCCCTTGAAAAGGACGTGCCCTTAATCGCCATCCATACCGCCATGCTGAACGGTCTGCTCACAAACACATTTTACAACAAGACTTCTCTCTGGCGCGCCGTCATCCTGATCTTTGTCCTTGGATGCCTGCTGGCCGTTTCAGCCCTGCCAAAATCTTCATGGCCCCTATATACGGTTGGAGGAATTATTTTGGCGGGCCTGATAGGATTCACATGGCTCCAGTTCATCAAGTTTCAGCTTTTTCCATTGGTCACAGTTGGAAGCAGCGTTCTATTTATCTTTTTTACCCTGGTCATCGGGATAGAAATATCCGTTTCCAAAGAACGATCCTTTATAAAAAACACTTTTTCCAGATACTTGCCCGAAAAAGTGGTAGACCATCTGCTCGAACGCCCGGAGCTTATTAAACTGGGCGGTGAAGAAAGAGTTATCACCGTCCTATTCTCGGACCTTGAAAATTTTACCGCGATTTCCGAAAGCATGACGCCCCCTGATCTCGTCAATCTGCTCAATGAGTATCTCACCGAAATGACAGGCATCATATTAGCAAAAGGGGGTATTATTGATAA
This genomic interval carries:
- a CDS encoding adenylate/guanylate cyclase domain-containing protein, which encodes MSLELKSRKILKLIVLLTMGAFFCIFIYIWARNSVWTEADYKTLDLVYRQVVKQGYGPPISPQIVYITMTDDSYEYFGRNILDRADLAKINHALSDLGVESVAYDIIFARPSQPDSDRKFKSSLAQLGSVYLPIGLAYSDKKKSFQWKEGSAYRRFRSDCLNRPVEKGLPNPFYATKALMQTDAFSGAAFSSGHISAYSDSDGVYRHMIMLLKVDDLYFPTLTLSMLLDYAGVSFEDITVHWGEKIVIPARQAGLLDSEITIPIDGRGRAYIPFAQVWNKDFNKIQAHSFLQYFEDEGLRGNLTDFFEGKFVFIGDVSVGTSDLGQTPLEKDVPLIAIHTAMLNGLLTNTFYNKTSLWRAVILIFVLGCLLAVSALPKSSWPLYTVGGIILAGLIGFTWLQFIKFQLFPLVTVGSSVLFIFFTLVIGIEISVSKERSFIKNTFSRYLPEKVVDHLLERPELIKLGGEERVITVLFSDLENFTAISESMTPPDLVNLLNEYLTEMTGIILAKGGIIDKYQGDGIMAEFGVPIPAPDHADMAVRTGLTMQRRLKKLQREWSRKGLPELNCRVGINTGPMIIGNMGSDQVFDYTVIGDAVNLASRLEGANKQYHTFLMISELTYDQLTPEMFKTRILDVIKVKGKSKAVKVFEVYGENSGTMDPADELYYQTYHTAFKAYLNRNFALAHTNFLKTLSMRPEDPASKEMISRIDAVNGLDLPADWDGSVALTSK